The Athalia rosae chromosome 7, iyAthRosa1.1, whole genome shotgun sequence genome window below encodes:
- the LOC105683594 gene encoding ell-associated factor Eaf isoform X1: MADKLGLGSEVRELKLGPSFTNKKSTAFHTLKYDFKPASVDVSKMAQVDVGTNNTMTVTVPHLDGAGTPHTVFKGSQRAYHKECVLIIDRTTGEVTLEKLSSNIQVKKTRTETKSQSFLSIPGQNSNNRPFTPVETKRSPTHGRANGRTKVTSGKKKEPTVQLHPKQHSPLQVSPYHGKSPPNISTSSSPVPPSMLPSTLASLPMIGLDNDDFALSSMPIPAESSHGTAPPRTEVPVARERTIEESAPIIAESEEGALSDSSSSSSSSDSSDSDSDAENVPVPMITNGHSNSMASPSLLMPPNLLKDDLQLSESGSDSD, from the exons ATGGCCGACAAACTTGGGCTCGGCTCTGAAGTTAGAGAACTCAAGTTAGGTCCCAGTTTTAccaataaaaaatcaactgcCTTTCACACGCTGAAGT ATGACTTCAAGCCAGCCAGCGTGGATGTATCTAAAATGGCGCAAGTTGATGTCGGCACAAATAATACCATGACGGTGACCGTGCCGCATTTAGATGGAGCAGGAACACCCCATACTGTGTTCAAGGGTTCTCAGCGGGCATATCACAAAGAATGTGTTTTAATAATTGACCGAACAACTGGGGAAGTCACGCTCGAAAAGTTATCCTCAAACATACAAGTGAAAAAGACACG GACTGAAACCAAGTCTCAGTCGTTTTTGAGCATTCCTGGCCAGAATAGCAACAACCGACCTTTCACACCGGTGGAAACTAAGAGGAGCCCAACTCATGGAAGGGCAAATGGCAGAACCAAAGTAACAAGTGGTAAAAAGAAGGAGCCTACCGTTCAGCTCCATCCTAAACAACACAGTCCGCTCCAAGTGTCACCCTATCATGGAAAGAGTCCACCAAATATATCCACCAGCAG ttcCCCTGTGCCACCATCCATGCTTCCATCGACTTTAGCCAGTCTTCCAATGATTGGTTTGGACAACGATGATTTTGCCCTTTCATCTATGCCGATTCCTGCTGAATCCTCGCACGGTACAGCTCCACCCCGAACCGAGGTACCAGTTGCTAGGGAAAGAACGATTGAGGAAAGTGCTCCCATAATCGCAGAAAGCGAAGAAGGTGCCCTCAGCGACTCCAGCTCCAGTAGTTCGAGCTCGGACAGCTCGGACAGTGATTCTGATGCTGAAAATGTACCAGTACCTATGATAACCAATG GGCATTCAAACAGTATGGCCTCTCCCTCGTTGTTGATGCCCCCTAATTTGCTTAAGGATGACCTCCAGTTATCCGAATCTGGATCGGACAGTGACTAG
- the LOC105683594 gene encoding ell-associated factor Eaf isoform X2 yields MAQVDVGTNNTMTVTVPHLDGAGTPHTVFKGSQRAYHKECVLIIDRTTGEVTLEKLSSNIQVKKTRTETKSQSFLSIPGQNSNNRPFTPVETKRSPTHGRANGRTKVTSGKKKEPTVQLHPKQHSPLQVSPYHGKSPPNISTSSSPVPPSMLPSTLASLPMIGLDNDDFALSSMPIPAESSHGTAPPRTEVPVARERTIEESAPIIAESEEGALSDSSSSSSSSDSSDSDSDAENVPVPMITNGHSNSMASPSLLMPPNLLKDDLQLSESGSDSD; encoded by the exons ATGGCGCAAGTTGATGTCGGCACAAATAATACCATGACGGTGACCGTGCCGCATTTAGATGGAGCAGGAACACCCCATACTGTGTTCAAGGGTTCTCAGCGGGCATATCACAAAGAATGTGTTTTAATAATTGACCGAACAACTGGGGAAGTCACGCTCGAAAAGTTATCCTCAAACATACAAGTGAAAAAGACACG GACTGAAACCAAGTCTCAGTCGTTTTTGAGCATTCCTGGCCAGAATAGCAACAACCGACCTTTCACACCGGTGGAAACTAAGAGGAGCCCAACTCATGGAAGGGCAAATGGCAGAACCAAAGTAACAAGTGGTAAAAAGAAGGAGCCTACCGTTCAGCTCCATCCTAAACAACACAGTCCGCTCCAAGTGTCACCCTATCATGGAAAGAGTCCACCAAATATATCCACCAGCAG ttcCCCTGTGCCACCATCCATGCTTCCATCGACTTTAGCCAGTCTTCCAATGATTGGTTTGGACAACGATGATTTTGCCCTTTCATCTATGCCGATTCCTGCTGAATCCTCGCACGGTACAGCTCCACCCCGAACCGAGGTACCAGTTGCTAGGGAAAGAACGATTGAGGAAAGTGCTCCCATAATCGCAGAAAGCGAAGAAGGTGCCCTCAGCGACTCCAGCTCCAGTAGTTCGAGCTCGGACAGCTCGGACAGTGATTCTGATGCTGAAAATGTACCAGTACCTATGATAACCAATG GGCATTCAAACAGTATGGCCTCTCCCTCGTTGTTGATGCCCCCTAATTTGCTTAAGGATGACCTCCAGTTATCCGAATCTGGATCGGACAGTGACTAG